From Vanacampus margaritifer isolate UIUO_Vmar chromosome 8, RoL_Vmar_1.0, whole genome shotgun sequence, a single genomic window includes:
- the LOC144055977 gene encoding SUZ RNA-binding domain-containing-like — translation MEDEEVAESWEEAADSGEIERRLEAKLKINQQAKKSISSSPVRTAIVIQDESLPAAPPPQIRILKRPSNNGTAGNPASSSRPSQQMKSLAQREAEYAEARRRILGSASSDDTPQDNPGQERPVRMNAQPPEPVRPNNHVIRQPAGPDGTSGFRLGR, via the exons ATGGAGGATGAAGAGGTTGCAGAGAGCTGGGAAGAAGCGGCAGACAGCGGG GAAATAGAGAGAAGACTTGAGGCAAAGCTGAAAATAAACCAGCAGGCAAA GAAGTCCATTTCAAGTTCACCTGTGAGAACTGCGATCGTAATCCAAGATGAATCTCTTCCTGCCGCACCACCGCCACAAATAAGAATTTTAAAACGTCCGTCAAATAATGGTACTGCGGGAAATCCTGCATCCTCATCTCGGCCTTCCCAGCAGATGAAGTCTTTGGCGCAGCGGGAGGCGGAGTACGCTGAGGCTCGTCGGAGGATTCTGGGTAGTGCTTCATCAGATGATACACCTCAGGACAATCCGGGCCAAGAGAG GCCAGTTCGTATGAATGCGCAGCCACCAGAACCAGTTCGTCCCAACAATCATGTCATTCGCCAGCCCGCCGGGCCTGACGGCACCTCAGGCTTCCGTCTTGGCAGATAA